The following are encoded together in the Tripterygium wilfordii isolate XIE 37 chromosome 3, ASM1340144v1, whole genome shotgun sequence genome:
- the LOC119986301 gene encoding ferritin-4, chloroplastic-like: MFLRSVSAFSLPTKQGESSFSSSALSNCSKLSPSSISALPSFSSRKQQNGVVVSAAGATNEFPLTGVLFQPFEEVKKEIVNVPVAPHISLARQRYAEDCEAAINEQINVEYNASYAYHAMFAYFDRDNIALRGMAKFFKESSEEEREHAEKLMKYQNIRGGRVKLHSILLPPSEFDHAEKGDALYAMELALSLEKIVNVKLLNLHSVADHNKDPQLTEFIESEFLTEQVEAIKKLSEYVTQLRMVGKGHGVWHFDQMLLHEDDGALA; encoded by the exons ATGTTTCTGAGATCTGTTTCAGCATTTTCTCTCCCCACAAAGCAAGGGGAGAGCAGTTTTAGCTCCTCTGCTTTGTCCAACTGTTCTAAGTTGAGCCCTTCATCGATCTCCGCCTTGCCTTCTTTTTCATCGAGAAAGCAACAAAACGGTGTCGTAGTCTCTGCCGCTGGTGCGACCAACGAATTTCCGTTAACAGGGGTATTGTTTCAGCCATTTGAAGAGGTCAAGAAGGAGATTGTCAATGTCCCTGTTGCCCCTCATATCTCACTTGCTCGCCAGAGATATGCAGAGGATTGTGAAGCCGCAATTAATGAGCAGATCAA TGTGGAATACAATGCGTCCTATGCATACCATGCAATGTTTGCCTATTTTGATAGGGACAACATAGCTCTAAGGGGCATGGCCAA ATTTTTCAAAGAGTCTagcgaagaagaaagagaacatGCTGAAAAGCTCATGAAATATCAG AACATACGAGGAGGACGTGTGAAACTACACTCTATACTGCTGCCCCCTTCAGAATTTGATCATGCAGAGAAGGGAGATGCATTGTATG CTATGGAGTTAGCATTGTCGTTGGAGAAGATTGTGAATGTGAAACTTCTGAACTTGCACAGT GTAGCGGACCATAACAAGGATCCTCAATTGACGGAATTCATTGAGAGTGAGTTCTTAACTGAGCAG GTTGAAGCTATCAAGAAGCTATCTGAATACGTTACTCAACTGAGAATGGTTGGAAAAGGACACG GAGTATGGCACTTTGATCAGATGCTCCTCCATGAGGATGATGGTGCTCTTGCTTGA